The genomic interval CGTGGCCCGTGTCGAGGTGGCGATGCAGCAGCACGTTGCGGGTGGCGGCAGCGGCGCCCTGGCGCAGCGAGGCATGCGCCAGCTGGTCGATCACGACGTAGTCGCGGCCATTCACCAGCGCCGTGATGACCCCGAAGGCGGCGCCCCAGCCGGTCGGAAACAGGGTCACGTGTTCCTGCCGCAGCAGCGCGCCGAGCGCTTCCTCGAGCGCCAGCGAGTGGCGGCTGTTGCCAAGCAGGACAGCCGAGCCGGCGCTGTGCGGCCCGGATTCGTCCAGCGCGGCCATCGCGGCGGCGCGCACGGTCGGATGCGAGGCCAGCGACAGGTAATCCTGCGAGGCGAAGTTGATGCCATGCGTGGCCGGCAGGATGCCGCCCTCCTCGCACACGCTCGCCTCCGGCGCCGGCGCACCGTCCACCGCGCGGGCATACTGCCAGACACCGTGCCTGGTGCGCAGCTGGCACCAGGCATCGAGCGCTTCGGTACGGCGCATCAGGTCGGCACCGCGCGGCTGCGCGAACTGGGCGACGCTGCCGCGCAGCGCGCCGCAAGCGCCCAACTCGGCAATATCGTCGTCCCGCTCGAAGACCGGGGTTTCTTCGTGCACGGTACACCTCCTCGTTGACTGCTGATTGATCGGCAAGAACGTTCAGGCCGGGACGGGCGCCGCCAGCTGCTGCGCCTGGCGTGCCAGCAGCGCCCCGACCTGCTCGGGCGGCAGCGGACGGTGGAACAGGTAACCCTGGGCCTCGTCGCAGCGCATCGCGGCCAGGTCGGCCAGTTGTTCGGGCGTCTCGACCGACTCGGAAATCACTTTCAAGTCGAGCCGGTGCGCCATCGCCACGATCGCCTCGGCAATCGCATAGGAGCGCGTGCGCGGGCCCTGGCCGAGGCGGCGCACGAACAGGCCATCCATCTTGAGGATGTCCACGGGCAGCTCGGACAGGTAGTTCAGGCTGGAGTAGCCCGTGCCGAAGTCGTCGATCGAGACCAGCACCCCGGCCGCGCGCAATTCGCCCATGATGCGGCGGTTGGCCTCGAGATCCTCGATCAGGATGCCTTCGGTGATTTCGAGGTCGATGCAGCCGGCGGGCAGGCCGGTTGCGTCGACGATCTCCAGCACGCGCGCGGCGATGCCGGGGTGGCGCAGCTGGCGCGCCGACAGGTTCACGGCCGTCTTCACGCCCGGCAGGCCGGCATCGCGCCAGGCGCGGTTCTGGGCGCAGACGGTGCGCAGCACCCAGTCACCGATTGGGACGATCATCCCCGTCTCTTCGGCCAGCGGAATGAAGCGGCCCGGATCGATGCGCCCGTACACCGGATGCTGCCAGCGCAGCAGCGCCTCGACACCCTCGATGCGGCGCGTGGCCAGGTCGACCTGGGGCTGGTACTCGATATACAGTTGGCCACGCGCGAGCGCGTCGCGCAGGCCGTTCTTCAGGGTCAGCCTTTCGTTATGCGGGGCGCAAGCCGCGCTCGAATACATGCGCACGCTGTTCTCGCCCCAGGCACGCGCGCTGCGCATGGCGATGTCGGCGCGCTTGAGCAGGGCATCGAGGTCGCAGTCCTCGGCCGGGTACAGCGCCACGCCGACCGACAGCGTGACGAAACAGTCGCGTCCGCCGGTGGCGAGCGGCAGCCCGAAGCGGTCGAGGACTTTCTCCGCCACCTGGCGCGCGTCGCCCTCGTCGGCCAGGTCTTCGAGCAGCGCGACGAATTCGTCGCCGCTCCAGCGCGCCACGGTGTCGCAGTCGCGCAGGCAAGCGCGGATGATGGCGCCGACCTGCACCAGCAAGGCGTCGCCGGCCTCGTAGCCGAGGGCATCGTTGACTTCCTTGAACTTGTTGATATTCAGGAGCAGCAGCGCGACCGGACGGGCATTGCGGTCGGCCCGGTCCATCGCATGGCGCAGGCGGTCGCGCAGCAGGCGCCGGTTGAGCAGGCCGGTGAGCTGGTCGCAGCCCACGCCGTCGAGCATGCGCCCGACGCTGGCGCCCAGGTCCTCGCGTTCGTCCAGTGCATCGGGCGCGCCGCCACGCAGGGCCAGCATTCCGGTGGCCTCGTCCTGGCCATGGCAGATCACGCGATTGCGCCCGCTCGACTTGGCGAGATACAGCGCCTCGTCGGCGCGGCCGACGGCCAGGCCGATCGC from Massilia sp. Se16.2.3 carries:
- a CDS encoding diguanylate cyclase domain-containing protein, which translates into the protein MNSTCARWSDRYLVATHWFIPAAILQGPAAVRTRAENVVNATLLAGTAGPFYALAYGMLGFGTAAAEILACCLFMLAAPMLLRASGSIWAARELFLCALFFNFSWLSFHLGGISAPTASWLITAPLVAMFLGGLASALFWLALSCGAAGVLYSLPAAALPAHPVSDMALLYLVCHLGLFVVVLVFALLFELSKTQGFVKLEQALGTINELAIRDELTGSHNRRYLMRLIEHEKERSDRSGRPFCLCLLDIDFFKRINDTWGHSAGDTVLRAFAGVVQAHVRASDSFGRYGGEEFLLMLPETGPAEAPVLAERVRVAIENLRCVEGGSEIALTVSIGVAQYQMGEAIGLAVGRADEALYLAKSSGRNRVICHGQDEATGMLALRGGAPDALDEREDLGASVGRMLDGVGCDQLTGLLNRRLLRDRLRHAMDRADRNARPVALLLLNINKFKEVNDALGYEAGDALLVQVGAIIRACLRDCDTVARWSGDEFVALLEDLADEGDARQVAEKVLDRFGLPLATGGRDCFVTLSVGVALYPAEDCDLDALLKRADIAMRSARAWGENSVRMYSSAACAPHNERLTLKNGLRDALARGQLYIEYQPQVDLATRRIEGVEALLRWQHPVYGRIDPGRFIPLAEETGMIVPIGDWVLRTVCAQNRAWRDAGLPGVKTAVNLSARQLRHPGIAARVLEIVDATGLPAGCIDLEITEGILIEDLEANRRIMGELRAAGVLVSIDDFGTGYSSLNYLSELPVDILKMDGLFVRRLGQGPRTRSYAIAEAIVAMAHRLDLKVISESVETPEQLADLAAMRCDEAQGYLFHRPLPPEQVGALLARQAQQLAAPVPA